The Spinacia oleracea cultivar Varoflay chromosome 2, BTI_SOV_V1, whole genome shotgun sequence DNA segment TCCGTATCATATTACGGAGTACGTACTCCTTTATATACTTGGCTCAATGTATAGACACGAATTTCAGAAAGTGGTTACAGACTTATCACACTAATCACAGGTTATACATTAATAAACTTTCCCATAACTATATTTCTATACTGAACTCTCATTTTTCCACCATAACTATACGTCTATACTAAACTCTCATTTTAGGGAAAAACATATAATTCATATTAATAATAGGGCCAGTATTGAATACCCAACTCCAAAAATGGATCGATCAAACATATATTATGGACCCCATTGATCTTTGGTCCACCGGATTAGATATATGTACTTGTCAATTTATTGCATGAACATATTGTTGTACACCTTCAATCATTTCATGAACATATATCATGCCTTGATGAATTGATATGATAGCTTTCTAAACCTACTAAGGTTTGATCATTATTGATGTTCTTTGTATTATTTCACAATTTAGCATTCCTGCGTTTTGAAGGCAAAATACTGCGTTGTGGAACAGGTGCACAAAAATACGGAGAAGGAATATTATGAATTAGAAAACATACCAGTAGGTAAGAAACCTATATGCTATGGACCATCTGCAGTGGCTGACACTATAGCTTTTGCAATCATTTGAGGTGTCAAACTAGGATCTTTTTTGCGTAGTTGTGCAATTGACAGAGCTATCACATCAAGAGTAATATTCTCTTGTTGACTTTCAAATTCCCTACGCATTTGTTGTAGTTTTAAGGCCTCTAATTCAAGTTCCTTTGACTTTCTTTGCATTTCAGCAGCTTCTGTAGCAACTTGTGCAGCATGgacttccttttcttttgcTAACTCTTCTTTTTCAGCACTTATATCCTTCTGCACATCAGCAATAACAACAGTTTTAATGTTCTCCATGACTTCCTCTGGTAAAATCAAAGAAGTACTAGTTTTCTTCTCCTTCAGCTACATACGAGTGACACCACGTCCAACTAACAGTTTTGATCCCCGACGTGTATTCCCCATTACTTCAACAAATGAATCCTTACGAGAA contains these protein-coding regions:
- the LOC130466955 gene encoding uncharacterized protein, with the protein product MRKLEALQDGQSSDSRKDSFVEKDISAEKEELAKEKEVHAAQVATEAAEMQRKSKELELEALKLQQMRREFESQQENITLDVIALSIAQLRKKDPSLTPQMIAKAIVSATADGP